The genomic interval TCGCACTAAACGGCCTACTCGGCTTCCCATCAATCATTAGAGTTTGTTAAATCTTGTAATTCGCAAGATTGATAAAATCTTCCACATCAAATTCTGGATACATTTTGATTGGTTTAATTTATCGCAGTTCACACTGTTCCATTACTTGCAGCACTGTCGTGCTCCTTCCGCCTATTGGCGGAAACGTTCTGTCATACATTTAATACCCAATATTTTGGTTTACTTAAATGTTACAGGTCTTTTAAAGTTTAGTTAAGGTCAGTTCTTGTTTAATCTTCCACAGGATTCAATAGTCATACTTATAAATTGCTTATTTAATTCTAAATTAAAAAAAATGAAAACAAGAATTTTAAGTTTATGTGTGTTGTTCATTGCCTTTCTTGGAATGAGTCAGGCACAAACAAAGTTCAATCAAAGACATCGTATCCAGGAAGGTTGGAGATCTGGTGAATTAACCCCTCGCGAAATGAGGTATCTTGGAATGGAACAAAGAAGATTTCATCATGAAAAAAGAAGAATGCTGCGCGATGGTAAATTAGATCGTTGTGAAAAACGAAAACTACATCGCATGAAAAAACATTCCAACAGAGATATCTGGAGAGAAAAACATGACGGCGAACGAAGAAGAAATTGGTAATGTAAGGATTGTCTTAAAATAAAAGTCCTGGTTTTTATTCAGGACTTTTGTTTTATATTTTACCTGTTATGAATGGTTGAAATACCCAGGTCACAAATACTAATTTCTGAAAATTTCAAAATTCTTTAAACACTTTATCCGTTTGTAATGTTAAAATTAAGCCTTCCATTAAAATTTGAATTTACATAAGGATTTGGGCCTTCTATTGCCAATTTATCGTCAAATTGCTTAAATTAATCTTAAAATACTCACCGGGTGTCGCATTTTGGCATTTCATAACCCATGGATGCCTTATCTTTGGAATCTTAAATTAACAATTAATAAAAAAGATGAAAAAACTAGTAACGGTTTTATGTTTTGTATTGGGTTCTCAAACTTTGTTTTTTGCTCAAACGGCTGATGAGATTATTGACAAATATGTTCAAGCACTTGGAGGAAAAGATAAATTAACCAGCATTCAATCCATTGTAATGCAAGGAAAGGTGAGTGCACAAGGAATGGAAATTCCTGTATCCACAACTATTTTAAATAACAAAGGCTCTAAAGTAGAATTCTCAGTCATGGGAATGGATGCCTGGATTATCACAAGACCAGATTCCGGTTGGATGTTTATGCCTTTTCAAGGACAGACAAAACCAGAAGCTTTGCCTGCAGACCAGATTAAAGAAGGCGCTGACCAGTTAGATTTATCCGGGGAGTTATTTGATTATAAATCCAAAGGTCATATGGTAGAATATCTTGGTATGGATGATGTAGAAGGTACAGAATGTCATAAATTAAAAGTTACTGCAAAAGGGGGCAAGATTACATATTACCTAATTGATCCAACAAGTTATTACATTGTAAAAACGGTTTCAAAATTGAAGGCGGGTGGTAAAGAAATGGAAATGGAAACGAAGTTTAGCAATTACAAAGAAATAGAAGGGGGTTATTTATTTCCTCACATGGTGGAATCTCAAAATGGTCCAGTTGAAATGACAAAAATCACAGTAAACAGCCCAATTGAAGAATCTCTATTTCATTTGAAATATTAAGATAGATTTTTAAATTCAGAAAAAGCCACAGCCAAAAACTGTGGTTTTTTTTTGTGCCAGATATTAAGTTTATAGCTTTGAAACTCTTTTGTAATTCCAGATTACTACCTTAGCCAGAATATCCTATTTATGAGCACCATTGAATATATAAAAACAGAAAAAGAACTTCATACGTTTGCTATGGAAGTTTTACCCTTGATAAAAAAGTATTCTATTATCTGTCTGGAAGGATCCATGGGGGCTGGTAAAACTCGTTTTGTAAGAGCCCTCGGAGAACACCTTGGTATTGAAAGTGAAGTGAGCAGTCCGACGTTTTCTATTATTAATGAATATGTTTGTAGCCAGAATTCATGGGCAATTAAACAATTGTTTCATATGGATTTATATCGGCTTAAAAATATTCAGGAAGCTATTGATATAGGGATTCGGGAGTATTTTGATAGTGGGACGCTTTGTCTCATTGAATGGCCTGAATTGGTAGCACCATTACTGGAGCAAGAAATGCTCTTAAGAATCCGGATCGAAGTGTTGGATAATAATCAAAGAAAGTTTACCTTAACCCTTTGATTTATGCAGGATCCTATATATTATACTTCCGCTCAACAGGAATTTCTGACACAACCGGAAATGCTTGAATTATATAAAGCCAAATCCTCCTTGCGCATTGGAATTACTAAAGAAACCACCTTGCAAGAAAACAGGGTCGCCTTAGTACCGGTATCAGTGAGTAATTTGGTGGCAAGAGGCCATGAAATTGTAATTGAATCTGGAGCAGGCAAAAAAGCACATTATAGTGATCGGGATTATTCAGAAGCAGGTGCAATCATATCCCATGATCGCAAAATGGTTTTTGATTGTGATATTATTCTTAAAGTTGCACCGCCAACGCATGAAGAACTACAATGGTTTCATCCAAATCAAGTCTTGGTTTCTCCATTGCATCTTCCGGTAATCGATTATGAATATATACAAGCACTGCGCCAGAAAAGGGTAATGGCCATAGCAATGGAATATTTACAAGCGGATGATGGCACCTTTCCTTTAGTACGAATTATGTCGGAAATTGCAGGGATTTCTGTGGTACAAACGGCTGCAGAATTATTAAGTAACCCAATCCATGGGAAAGGTTTGCTTTTAGGTGGAATTTCCGGTGTACCTCCAGCTAAAGTTGTAATTCTAGGTGCTGGGGTGGTAGCTGAATTTGCAACCCGGGCAGCATTAGCACTTGGAGCCTCCGTTCGAATTTTTGATGATAATATCCATAAATTAATTCGGATTCAAAATAGGATTGGAAGACAACTTTATACCTCTTCATTGAATCCAATTACGCTAACTCAACAATTAATGACGGCGGATGTCGCGATTGGAGCCATTCATAGTAAAACAGGTCGTACCCCTTTATTGGTTTCTGAAGAAATGATCATGAAAATGAAATCAGGTTCTGTCATTATTGATGTGAGTATTGATCAAGGTGGCTGTTTTGAAACGAGTCAGGTAACTTCCCATGATAATCCAACTCGAACTATCCATGGAGTCCTCCATTATGGAGTTCCTAATATTCCATCTAAAGTGGCAAGGACCGCATCTATTGGGATTAGTAATATAATTACCACCATTCTTCAACAAGCAGGAGACACTGGAAGCTTTGAGCATTTAATTTACACCCATAAAGGTTTGCGAAATGGTATTTATACTTATAAAGGATGTTTGACAAATGAATACTTAAGTCAACGATTTGGAATTAAATATACAAATTTAGATTTGTTATTGACGTCCACTATTTAAATCAAATTGGACCTTATTTTATTGGAATAAATTAAATTTCATAACAACTAGGATGTTTCGTTTAAGTAAACATGCATTCGTTTATTTTTTTCGTTCTGTGACAAAATAACATAATTTAGTTAAGGCAACATTCGCTTCATTTTGGGGTAGGTTCTTTAAAATTGCCAGTGCTTCATCACGGTATTGATCCATTTTAAATTGAGCCGTTTCGATTCCTTTATAATCATGTATAAACTGTATCACTTCTTGGATTGAATTTTGATTTTCATTTTGATTTCGAATCAATGAGATAATTCTGTTCTTTTTAGGCATAGGAGCAGCAGATAAAGCAGCAATTAAAGGCAGCGTCATTTTCTTTTCTTTAATATCGGCAATTTTAGGTTTACCGGTAAAGTCATTCGATAAATCCATAAGATCATCTTTAATTTGAAATGCAATTCCTATTTTTTCTCCAAAATGAAACATATTATTCAAATGGCTTTCATCCTCAGTATTACTTTTAGCTCCACAAACACATGCTGAACGAATTAAAGAAGCTGTTTTTTGTTTTATTATCTGGAAATAAATCGCTTCTGTGATATCTAATCTTCGGGCTTTTTCCAATTGCAGTAATTCCCCTTCACTCATTTCACTGACGGCAGTGGAAAGAATTTCAAGCAAATCGAAATGTTTTTTTTGTAACGCGGTTAAGAGTCCTCTGGATAAGAGATAATCACCAACTAACACGGCAATTTTATTCTTCCAAAGCGCTTTAATTGAAAAAAAACCTCGGCGTTGGTAGGATTCATCAACTACATCATCGTGCACTAAAGTGGCAGTATGTAATAATTCCACTAAGGTCGCTGCAGCATATGATTTTTCATGGATTTCGCCAAATAACTTTGCAGATAGTAATGCAATCAAAGGCCGGAATTGTTTTCCTTTTGTTTTAACTAAATAATAAGTGATCCGGTCAAGCAAAGGTACTTTACTACTCATCGCTTGTTTAAAATGGCGGTCAAATTCAACAAGTGCCTGATTTACAGGCTTCTTGATTTCGTCCAGGGTAATAGCTGCATGCATGGCGGGGTAAATATAGAGAATGCTCTTTAGAGGATCTCTATTATAAAAACCAGAATGAACAGCTTTCTGTTTAAAAAAACTTAATTTTGATCTAAGATTCGATTCATTTGTTAGAATTATTTAAGAAAAATACCTTTTTTAGCATCTTGCTATTAATTCCTTATGCAATCGTATTGCATGCAAGTGCCTGGTTTTCACAAATAACATATAAGAATTCAGAGAATTGTTGGATCTATAATCAAATTTTTAAAAATCAATGGCTGTCGTATTCTACAGAAACCATGATAGCCATTGCAATGATTGCAATTCAGGCTATTATAATTGGCCGGATGGTGAGTTCCTATAAAATGAATTCTGAAGGGCAATTATTTGGAGGCTTGTTCTTTATTTTATTTTGCGGCTTTCATCCTTCAACCTTAAGTTTAAATCCAGTACTTTTTGCAAATTTATTTTTTACAGTAGGCTTATATCAATTATTTGGAATTTATCTCAAAAAAACTGCAACCACACAGTTATTTAATTTTGGTTTCTTGGTTGGACTTGCAAGTTTATTTTATACACCCTATTATATTTATTTATTACTTGGTGTCATAGGAATTGTAATCTTAAGAGGTTCAAAACCGAAGGAGTTTCTGCAAATAATTGGAGGTTTTATAAATATTTACTTTCTTGCGTATGTGATTTTGTACATTTTCAATCTTCATTTAGAATTTTGGGATCAGCAGATAACAGGCTTTTTTAGTCCGTTTATATTTTCATTTAAATTCAGTTCCTATGGTTGGGTTGCTTTTACGTTGCTCCTGTTGTTTTTGATTTTAATTTTATTTCAATATCCTTATTTTCAATTTAAGCGAACCATGATGGTTCAAAAACAGTTTGATATTTTATTTTGGTGTTTATTGGTAGGATTATGGAGTACTTTATTTTTAAAAATAGAGCAGGTTAATCATTTAATGGTATTATTTACACCATTGGCTTTATTGACCGGTTTATTGTTAACTAAATTGAAAAATCCTTTAATTCAAGAGACAATTCACCTGTTTTTAGTAATTGTATCGCTATTTTTGCAGTTTCAAAATTGGTAGAAATGAAATTTGGAGTCGTTGTTTTTCCCGGATCTAATTGTGATGATGATATGGTTTACGTCCTGGGCGATGTATTCAAAAAAAATGTAGAAAAGATTTGGCATAAAGAAACAATATTAGCAGGCTTTAATCCAGGGGATTGTATTTTCTTACCGGGTGGTTTTTCATATGGAGACTATTTAAGATGCGGTGCCATAGCAAGATTTTCTCCGATCATGAAAGATGTAATCAGATTTGCAAATGAAGGTGGATTGGTGATTGGAATTTGTAATGGTTTTCAAATTCTTTGTGAAGCAGGATTACTTCCAGGCCAATTATTGACAAATAAAAGTGAAAACTTTATTTGTAAAAACGTTTATTTAAAACCTCACACTATAGATTCTCCACTTACTTGTAATCTGGAAAAAGACAAAACCTATAAAATTCCGATTGCACATGCAGATGGTCGTTACTTCGCAGATGAAACAGTTTTAAAATCCTTGGTTCAAAATGATCAGATTTTGTTTCAATATGCCCATGAAGATGGCCGAATCGACGATTTATCAAATATCAATGGTTCTTGTCTGAATATTGCAGGGATTTGTAATCTGCAGAAAAATGTCTGTGGTATCATGCCACACCCCGAGCGCGCTGCAGAATCTGAGCTTGGAAATACAGATGGAAGGCAAATTTTGGAATCCCTTTTCGTTTGGATAAGCCAATATTCTATGAGTATTGCTTGATTTTAAGCTTTAGAAGTTAAACATAGGTTAAGCCCAACTTAAGAAGGTTTTAAAGTGTCCACTAAATCAATTGCTTTGTTCTATTTTTGTATCCTATAAAATTGAATCACATGCAGTTTAAAGGCCTTTTTTCTTTAGTTTTAGCTTTAGGGTTTAGTCTGACTTCATTTTCCCAGATATTGGAGCCAGTTCACTGGAGCCATGAAGTAAAGCGTTTAAGTCCGAATACCTTTGAAATTATTCTAAAAGCCAAAATGGATGCGGGCTGGGCAATATATAGTCAAAGCTCAGACCCAAATGCAGCGCAACCTACTGAAATCAGTATACAAAAAGCACCTGGCTTGGAACTTATAGGAAAAGCCGAGGAAATTGGCAAGAAAAAGGAAGGTCCAGAACCATTATTTGATAATCTGATAGTTTCTAAATATTATGATCATGTAGCGTTTGTTCAAAAAATAAAAGTTAAAGATCCATCTAAACCGATTCAAGCTTCAGCATATTTTATGAGCTGTAATAGCGAAAAGTGTATTCCACCAACTAATCAGGATTTTGCAATTTCTTTAAATGGGGAAGCACTGGAAGAAAAATCTATGGGAGGAATGCCTGGATCTATGCCGCAAACAAGTGTCGGACTTACAGGAAATCCAATTCAATCAGAACCAAGCGGTTTACTGGATCCGGTAAAAGTAAAATCAGAATTGATATCCAAAGAAAATGGAGTTTATGCCTTAAAATTTATTGCAGATATTCAAGAAGGTTGGTATATCTATAGTCACGACATTGGAGAGGATGGACCGCTGCCTACGAGTATAGAATTCTCCGATTCTGCATCCTTTGAAAAAATAGGAGCTATCTCAGAAAATTCAGAACATAAACTTGAAGGTTATGATGAAATATTTGAAATGAAATTAATCAAATATAAACATCAAGTTTCTTTTAGTCAGGATATAAAAGTTAAAGATAATAGTAAACCAATAAAAGGATTTTTTACCTTTCAATCTTGCGATGCTACAAAATGTTTACCACCAAAAGATATTAATTTTGTTTTTGATCCATCTACAAATAGTTTAAAACTTGAAACAGAAGGTATCGGAATTATCACACCAAATATAATTGATGGAAATTCCATTGATCTAACAGTACCCGCTTTGATTGAAACACAGAAAAATCCTGCAGGTCAATGTGGAGAGGAAAGAATTGAAGGAAAGAATCATTTCTGGACATTTATTTTTGGTTTTCTTGGTGGATTATTAGCGTTATTAACACCCTGCGTATTTCCTATGATTCCATTAACCGTTTCTTTTTTTACGAAAGAAACAAAACGAAAGGGATTTAGAAATGCTTTAATTTATGGACTTTCTATTATTGTTATTTATGTTGCTATTGGTATTTTAATTACAGCTGTTTTTGGTGCCACGGCATTAAATGAATTATCCACAAATTGGATTGCAAATACTTTATTTTTTATCATCTTTATCATATTTGCTTTTTCATTTTTTGGTTATTATGAAATCACCTTACCGAGTTCATGGGCAAATAAAAGTGATAAAATGGCTGAATCCGGAGGACTCATTGGAATCTTTTTTATGGCATTTACTTTAGCCATAGTTAGTTTTTCTTGCACAGGTCCAATAATTGGATCTGCAATTGTGCAATCGGCTACTTCCAAAATGGGACCCTTTATTGTAATGCTTGGATTTTCTACAGCGTTAGCAATTCCGTTTGGATTGTTTGCTGCATTTCCAGCTTTTTTAAATTCATTACCTAAGTCAGGATCCTGGATGAATAGTGTGAAAGTAGTCTTGGGTTTTTTAGAATTGGCATTAGCATTTAAATTTTTATCAGTTGCTGATATGTGCCAGCATTGGGGAATATTAGGGTATGAATTATTTATGGGATTTTGGGTACTCATCTTTGCTTTGATGAGTTTGTATTTATTTGGATTTATTAAGTTTCCTCATGACAGTCCGCTAAAAAAGCTTTCGGCAACTCGTTGGATGTTTGCACTTGCTTCATTAGCAGCAACTATTTATCTGTCTACAGGGTTTATGTATAACAAGGAATTGCAATCTTACAATTCTTTAAAATTGATGAGTGGTCTGGCACCACCTGCAAATTATAATTATTTTTTAGCAAGTGCAAATGTGAATCAAGATATTAAGAATAAATATCCATCCTTTACAAAATGTGCAAATAATCTTGACTGTTTTAAAAATTATCATGAAGGATTAGCTTTTGCTAAGGAAGTGAATAAACCTATGCTCGTAGATTTTACAGGATATGGCTGTGTAAATTGTAGAAAAACAGAAGAGCATATTTGGGTTGATGTTAAAGTGCGAAATCGAATAGCGAATGATTATGTTTTAGTCTCTTTATATGTAGACGATCGTTCACCACTAGACAAAGAATTATATTCAGCAGTACGCAAAACACCCATTAGAAATATTGGGAATAAATGGGCCGATTTTCAAATTGTAAATTTTAATCAGAATAGTCAACCACTTTATGTGCTTGTGAGTCCGAAAGAAGAAGTTTTGGCGAAACCTCGAGGTTTTAAAGAAGGTGTTGAAAGTTATGAAGCTTTTCTTGATTGTGGTTTGGATGCTTTTAATAAAATTAAGTCCGTAGGATTTGGACATTAAATTTGAATCCAAAACAGAAAATCATATTTTAAAGTATTTTAATGAATTTGTCATTAAATACACCATAAACTGTGGAAGTTTTTAAAAATCAGGGATTATAAAATCCTTTTGTAAAATCTTTTTTGATAAGTCAAGTATTATGAGCGTTCAATTTGTTTCATCTTTTGTTTTAATTTTTGGAGAAAGGGGGATGCAAAAATAAATCCATCGAGAATTTCATTTGTACTTGTGAGCACTTCATCCTTATTTCCTGTCCAGGCTAATTGTCCTTCATGGAGCAGAAAGATATTATCTCCTATTTCCATAACACTATTCATGTCATGGGTATTAATAACTGTAATTATATTATCTTCTTTTGTTATAGCATAAATTAGTTCATCGATAACTAAAGAAGTTTTCGGATCTAAACCGGAATTTGGTTCATCACAGAAGAGATATTTAGGTTTTAAAACGATTGCCCGTGCAATGCCTACACGTTTTTGCATTCCTCCTGAAAGTTCAGATGGAAATTTTTTATTGTTCCCTGTTAAATTAACACGTTCTAAACAATAGTTAACCCGGGTTTCTTTTTCTTTTTTAGTCATATTTGAAAACATATCCAATGGAAATCGGATATTATCTTCAACATTCATAGAATCAAACAATGCAGAACCTTGAAATAACATTCCGATTTGCATTCTTAATTCGCGGAGTTGTTGTTTATCCAATGCATAAAAATCAACATCATCATACCAAACTTTGCCAGAACTGGGTGGAACTAATCCAATTAATATTTTCAATAAAACGGTTTTACCAGCCCCGGATCGTCCAATAATTAAATTAGTTTTTCCTGGTTCAAATATACAAGTGACATCATTTAAGACGATCTGTTCACCAAAATTTTTAAAAATGTTTAAGGCACTTATCATGAGGTCATTAACATAGCTATGATATAATCTGATAGCAGAATTAAAATATTAGAATAAACAACGGCTCGGGTACTTGCTTCTCCTAATTCTATACTGCCACCTTTTACAAAGTATCCCTGATAACAGGAAACAGAGGTAAGTATAAAAGCAAAAACGATTGCTTTAACAAACATCATAAATACGTTATAAGGCTCAAAAAATGATCTTAGCCCACGAATATATTCAGCATGAGAAAACCAATGTGTAGGCACAACTGCTAAATAACCCCCTATGATACTTATAAAAGCGCCAACACAAACTAACATCGGTACAACAAATAAAGCGGCAATGATTTTTGGTTGAACCAAATATGCAGTGGTATTTACACCCATAATTTCCATTGCATCAATATGTTCTTTTTGACGCATACCACCTAATTCTGCTGCAAGGTTGGATCCTACTTTTCCTGCGAGCAACATACAGGAAAACGTGGGTGCCAATTCAATGATCGTCATGTCTCTTACAATATATCCAACATAAAATCTGGGGATTAATGAATCTCCCATTTGATATGCAAATTGAACTGCAGTAACAGCACCAATAAATATGGATATGATTCCAACGATAACAAGGGAACCAATTCCAATACTATTCATTTGACGCAAAGTTTCTTTCCAGTACATATTAAATCGTTCTGGTTTGAGAAAGGCTTGACGCAGCCATTGCATATATCTTCCAATATGAAAAAGTGTTTTCAAAATAATTAATTATGGTCTTCTAAATGAATGCAAACATTTTTTGTTTCTGTAAAAAAACGCATGACGTCCCAACCACCTTCACGACCAACGCCGGAATCATTCATGCCTCCAAAAGGGGTCCTTAAATCGCGAAAAAGCCAACAATTAATCCAAACTATTCCGGTGTTCAAATTTTGTGAAAGCCGCATTGCTTTATTAAGATCTGTCGTCCATACAGTGGAAGCTAAGCCATATTGACTTGCATTCGCTAAATACAATGCTTCTGCTTCAGTTTCAAAAGATTGGAGTGTTATGACAGGTCCGAATATTTCTTCTTTATTGGTGCGGCATTCCGGTCCTAAACCTTCAATTATTGTGGGTGCAAGAAAAGCACCATGTTGGCATCGACCCTCAAGTTGAATCCGATGACCACCAGTTAAAATAGTACCTCCTTCTTGTTTTGCTAATTCTATATAGGATATGACTTTTTCAAGATGTTGTTGTGAAATGACTGAACCCATCCGGGTTGATACTTCCAATGGATCTGATGGAATCAATTTTTGTAACAATTCGATTAAATCATTTTTAAATTGATGGTATATTTTATTTTCAATCAAAATTCGACTTCCACATAAACAAATTTGTCCGCTATTAGAAAATGCTAAACGCAAGACTTGTTTTAAAGTACTATCATAATCACAATCTGCAAAAACCAGGCAGGGATTTTTTCCTCCTAATTCTAAACTTAATTTTTTGAATTTAGGTGCTGCTATTGCAGCGATGTGCTCTCCGGTTTTTGTGCCACCAGTAAAGGAGATGGCCTTTACTAAAGGATGCTTTACAATTTCTTCACCAACCTCATTCCCAAGTCCTTGGAGAATATTTAATACACCGTCTGGCAATCCGGCTTCTTTAACAATTTTTCCTAAT from Saprospiraceae bacterium carries:
- the tsaE gene encoding tRNA (adenosine(37)-N6)-threonylcarbamoyltransferase complex ATPase subunit type 1 TsaE — protein: MSTIEYIKTEKELHTFAMEVLPLIKKYSIICLEGSMGAGKTRFVRALGEHLGIESEVSSPTFSIINEYVCSQNSWAIKQLFHMDLYRLKNIQEAIDIGIREYFDSGTLCLIEWPELVAPLLEQEMLLRIRIEVLDNNQRKFTLTL
- a CDS encoding alanine dehydrogenase; amino-acid sequence: MQDPIYYTSAQQEFLTQPEMLELYKAKSSLRIGITKETTLQENRVALVPVSVSNLVARGHEIVIESGAGKKAHYSDRDYSEAGAIISHDRKMVFDCDIILKVAPPTHEELQWFHPNQVLVSPLHLPVIDYEYIQALRQKRVMAIAMEYLQADDGTFPLVRIMSEIAGISVVQTAAELLSNPIHGKGLLLGGISGVPPAKVVILGAGVVAEFATRAALALGASVRIFDDNIHKLIRIQNRIGRQLYTSSLNPITLTQQLMTADVAIGAIHSKTGRTPLLVSEEMIMKMKSGSVIIDVSIDQGGCFETSQVTSHDNPTRTIHGVLHYGVPNIPSKVARTASIGISNIITTILQQAGDTGSFEHLIYTHKGLRNGIYTYKGCLTNEYLSQRFGIKYTNLDLLLTSTI
- a CDS encoding polyprenyl synthetase family protein; translation: MHAAITLDEIKKPVNQALVEFDRHFKQAMSSKVPLLDRITYYLVKTKGKQFRPLIALLSAKLFGEIHEKSYAAATLVELLHTATLVHDDVVDESYQRRGFFSIKALWKNKIAVLVGDYLLSRGLLTALQKKHFDLLEILSTAVSEMSEGELLQLEKARRLDITEAIYFQIIKQKTASLIRSACVCGAKSNTEDESHLNNMFHFGEKIGIAFQIKDDLMDLSNDFTGKPKIADIKEKKMTLPLIAALSAAPMPKKNRIISLIRNQNENQNSIQEVIQFIHDYKGIETAQFKMDQYRDEALAILKNLPQNEANVALTKLCYFVTERKK
- the purQ gene encoding phosphoribosylformylglycinamidine synthase subunit PurQ, whose amino-acid sequence is MKFGVVVFPGSNCDDDMVYVLGDVFKKNVEKIWHKETILAGFNPGDCIFLPGGFSYGDYLRCGAIARFSPIMKDVIRFANEGGLVIGICNGFQILCEAGLLPGQLLTNKSENFICKNVYLKPHTIDSPLTCNLEKDKTYKIPIAHADGRYFADETVLKSLVQNDQILFQYAHEDGRIDDLSNINGSCLNIAGICNLQKNVCGIMPHPERAAESELGNTDGRQILESLFVWISQYSMSIA
- a CDS encoding thioredoxin family protein, whose product is MQFKGLFSLVLALGFSLTSFSQILEPVHWSHEVKRLSPNTFEIILKAKMDAGWAIYSQSSDPNAAQPTEISIQKAPGLELIGKAEEIGKKKEGPEPLFDNLIVSKYYDHVAFVQKIKVKDPSKPIQASAYFMSCNSEKCIPPTNQDFAISLNGEALEEKSMGGMPGSMPQTSVGLTGNPIQSEPSGLLDPVKVKSELISKENGVYALKFIADIQEGWYIYSHDIGEDGPLPTSIEFSDSASFEKIGAISENSEHKLEGYDEIFEMKLIKYKHQVSFSQDIKVKDNSKPIKGFFTFQSCDATKCLPPKDINFVFDPSTNSLKLETEGIGIITPNIIDGNSIDLTVPALIETQKNPAGQCGEERIEGKNHFWTFIFGFLGGLLALLTPCVFPMIPLTVSFFTKETKRKGFRNALIYGLSIIVIYVAIGILITAVFGATALNELSTNWIANTLFFIIFIIFAFSFFGYYEITLPSSWANKSDKMAESGGLIGIFFMAFTLAIVSFSCTGPIIGSAIVQSATSKMGPFIVMLGFSTALAIPFGLFAAFPAFLNSLPKSGSWMNSVKVVLGFLELALAFKFLSVADMCQHWGILGYELFMGFWVLIFALMSLYLFGFIKFPHDSPLKKLSATRWMFALASLAATIYLSTGFMYNKELQSYNSLKLMSGLAPPANYNYFLASANVNQDIKNKYPSFTKCANNLDCFKNYHEGLAFAKEVNKPMLVDFTGYGCVNCRKTEEHIWVDVKVRNRIANDYVLVSLYVDDRSPLDKELYSAVRKTPIRNIGNKWADFQIVNFNQNSQPLYVLVSPKEEVLAKPRGFKEGVESYEAFLDCGLDAFNKIKSVGFGH
- a CDS encoding ATP-binding cassette domain-containing protein → MISALNIFKNFGEQIVLNDVTCIFEPGKTNLIIGRSGAGKTVLLKILIGLVPPSSGKVWYDDVDFYALDKQQLRELRMQIGMLFQGSALFDSMNVEDNIRFPLDMFSNMTKKEKETRVNYCLERVNLTGNNKKFPSELSGGMQKRVGIARAIVLKPKYLFCDEPNSGLDPKTSLVIDELIYAITKEDNIITVINTHDMNSVMEIGDNIFLLHEGQLAWTGNKDEVLTSTNEILDGFIFASPFLQKLKQKMKQIERS
- a CDS encoding ABC transporter permease, coding for MQWLRQAFLKPERFNMYWKETLRQMNSIGIGSLVIVGIISIFIGAVTAVQFAYQMGDSLIPRFYVGYIVRDMTIIELAPTFSCMLLAGKVGSNLAAELGGMRQKEHIDAMEIMGVNTTAYLVQPKIIAALFVVPMLVCVGAFISIIGGYLAVVPTHWFSHAEYIRGLRSFFEPYNVFMMFVKAIVFAFILTSVSCYQGYFVKGGSIELGEASTRAVVYSNILILLSDYIIAMLMTS
- a CDS encoding aldehyde dehydrogenase; amino-acid sequence: MLHLQNFIGGLYQEPLDRLYLENVNPATGELISFIPRSNVKDVNLAVEAATNVFPQWRQSSLESRFKILNRIADLIELNLQEFALAETNDTGKPITHSENIDITRAATNFRFFATAAMQFASESHESPGKAINYTLRHPIGIVGCISPWNLPLYLFTWKIAPALAAGNCVLAKPSELSPSTAFLLGKIVKEAGLPDGVLNILQGLGNEVGEEIVKHPLVKAISFTGGTKTGEHIAAIAAPKFKKLSLELGGKNPCLVFADCDYDSTLKQVLRLAFSNSGQICLCGSRILIENKIYHQFKNDLIELLQKLIPSDPLEVSTRMGSVISQQHLEKVISYIELAKQEGGTILTGGHRIQLEGRCQHGAFLAPTIIEGLGPECRTNKEEIFGPVITLQSFETEAEALYLANASQYGLASTVWTTDLNKAMRLSQNLNTGIVWINCWLFRDLRTPFGGMNDSGVGREGGWDVMRFFTETKNVCIHLEDHN